From bacterium, one genomic window encodes:
- a CDS encoding nucleotide exchange factor GrpE, with amino-acid sequence MTGATRPGADPSGAPPEEVTKPTSEEVIEAVLEDDPYDRIGHMELPEDPDEAVALLINELLAAREAAEQAEDRWKRSVAEFDNYRKRTARARQESVARASERVMLQILPVLDSLDAALIMESADGPSDGGLRRGMSSTRELLLSTLSREGLEPIEALGAGFDPTLHEAAQMAEGSGKMVVTAELRRGYLLKGRVVRPALVAVGYEPTSPSEAEAGEEDPA; translated from the coding sequence TTGACCGGCGCTACCCGGCCGGGTGCCGATCCTTCCGGCGCTCCGCCTGAGGAGGTGACGAAGCCCACGTCCGAGGAGGTGATCGAGGCCGTCCTCGAAGACGACCCGTATGACCGGATCGGTCACATGGAGCTTCCCGAGGATCCGGACGAGGCCGTGGCGCTCCTGATCAACGAGCTGCTGGCGGCCCGGGAGGCGGCCGAGCAGGCGGAGGACAGGTGGAAGCGGTCGGTTGCCGAGTTCGACAACTATCGCAAGCGCACCGCACGGGCCCGGCAGGAGTCGGTCGCGCGCGCGTCGGAGCGGGTGATGCTCCAGATCCTTCCGGTGCTCGACAGCCTCGACGCCGCCCTGATCATGGAGAGCGCGGACGGGCCCTCGGACGGCGGCTTGCGCCGGGGAATGTCCAGCACGCGGGAGCTCCTGCTCTCCACGCTGTCCCGTGAGGGCCTCGAGCCGATCGAGGCCCTGGGCGCCGGGTTCGATCCCACCCTCCATGAAGCGGCCCAGATGGCCGAGGGGAGCGGCAAGATGGTGGTGACGGCCGAGTTGCGGCGCGGCTACCTCCTCAAGGGGAGGGTTGTCAGGCCTGCCCTGGTCGCGGTGGGCTACGAGCCGACCTCACCTTCCGAGGCGGAAGCCGGGGAGGAGGATCCGGCGTGA